From one Mesoplodon densirostris isolate mMesDen1 chromosome 19, mMesDen1 primary haplotype, whole genome shotgun sequence genomic stretch:
- the CYTH2 gene encoding cytohesin-2 yields the protein MEDGVYEPPDLTPEERMELENIRRRKQELLVEIQRLREELSEAMSEVEGLEAIEGSRTLQRNRKMAMGRKKFNMDPKKGIQFLVENELLQNTPEEIARFLYKGEGLNKTAIGDYLGEREELNLAVLHAFVDLHEFTDLNLVQALRQFLWSFRLPGEAQKIDRMMEAFAQRYCLCNPGVFQSTDTCYVLSFAVIMLNTSLHNPNVRDKPGLERFVAMNRGINEGGDLPEELLRNLYDSIRNEPFKIPEDDGNDLTHTFFNPDREGWLLKLGGRVKTWKRRWFILTDNCLYYFEYTTDKEPRGIIPLENLSIREVDDPRKPNCFELYIRNNKGQLIKACKTEADGRVVEGNHMVYRISAPTQEEKDEWIKSIQAAVSVDPFYEMLAARKKRISVKKKQEQP from the exons AACCCCCGGACCTGACTCCGGAGGAGCGGATGGAGCTAGAGAACATCCGGCGGCGGAAGCAGGAGCTGCTGGTGGAGATCCAGCGCCTGCGCGAGGAGCTCAGCGAAGCCATGAGCGAGGTGGAGGGTCTGGAGGCCATTGAGGGCAG CAGGACCTTGCAACGGAACCGGAAAATGGCAATGGGCAGGAAGAAGTTCAATATGGACCCCAAAAAG GGGATCCAGTTCCTGGTGGAGAATGAACTTCTGCAGAACACACCCGAGGAGATCGCCCGCTTCCTGTACAAGGGCGAAGGCCTGAACAAGACGGCCATCGGGGACTACCTGGGGGAGAG GGAAGAGCTGAACCTGGCCGTGCTCCACGCCTTCGTGGATCTGCATGAGTTCACCGACCTCAACCTGGTGCAGGCCCTCAG ACAGTTCCTCTGGAGCTTCCGCCTCCCTGGAGAAGCCCAGAAGATTGACCGGATGATGGAAGCCTTTGCCCAGCGCTACTGCCTATGCAACCCCGGGGTTTTCCAGTCCACAG ACACGTGCTACGTGCTGTCCTTCGCCGTGATCATGCTGAACACCAGCCTTCACAACCCCAACGTCCGGGACAAGCCAGGCCTGGAGCGCTTCGTGGCCATGAACCGGGGCATCAATGAGGGCGGGGACCTGCCTGAGGAGCTGCTCAGG AACCTCTACGACAGCATCCGAAATGAGCCCTTCAAGATTCCTGAGGATGATGGGAACGATCTGACCCACACCTTCTTCAACCCGGACCGGGAGGGCTGGCTCCTTAAGCTGG GGGGCCGGGTGAAGACGTGGAAGCGGCGCTGGTTTATCCTCACGGACAACTGCCTCTACTATTTTGAGTACACGACG GACAAGGAGCCCCGAGGAATTATCCCCCTGGAGAATCTGAGCATCCGCGAGGTGGACGACCCCCGGAAACCA AACTGCTTCGAGCTCTACATCCGCAACAACAAGGGGCAGCTCATCAAAGCCTGCAAGACAGAGGCAGATGGCCGGGTGGTTGAGGGCAACCACATGGTGTACCGGATCTCGGCCCCCACGCAGGAGGAGAAGGACGAGTGGATCAAGTCCATCCA GGCCGCCGTGAGCGTGGACCCGTTCTATGAGATGTTGGCCGCAAGGAAGAAGCGGATTTCTGTCAAGAAGAAGCAGGAGCAACCCTGa